Within the Populus trichocarpa isolate Nisqually-1 chromosome 14, P.trichocarpa_v4.1, whole genome shotgun sequence genome, the region ATTAGGGGCGCTGGCCGGGAAAGCGGCCATTGCAAGGATTTTGTTTTCAGTCACCTCTTctaataaattagaattttagctttaaaaatagaaaatttttatttctgacCCCTCCTAAAATTTTTCTCTAACTTCGCCCTTCCAAACTAAAATTCATAGCTCTGCCACTGCATGCATAATGCATTGTGTtggtttctatatatatatatatatatatatatatatatatatatatatatatatatatatatatataagtaaaaataataaaataaaaattaatttgaaaatttttaagatCTCATTAGATAAATTTAGAGTTGTTTAAggatttattatataaaaatttgatcttttcggctttgaatagttttttaaaaattgggttgtcgcaaaccacaagttATTCAATTGTCCAGCCTCTAACGGTAATCCACGCAATCACCACTGATAAATctcctaaatttttatttaggaGAGAGAAATTGTTATGCTTAAAGTGCTAGTTTTCTATTATGTGacttatgtaattttttttgtctaacagACAAccaccttaaaaataaaaaaacacagcttactatttatagagaaatctgaaaaaccatataaattattatgatcttgaaaaaagagttttaataaaaaataaaaaaaaacatggccttataattttgatgtgcctatataacaaataaaagaaattaatttgagaaaactatataaaaatttataataaaaataacaaattgatattttactctagttaaatatttaaaaaatattaaaaaaaaccaattatgtaCATCAGGCTCATAtagaatattcataaaataaatattaatattgcaATAAAAGGCTATaaacttatttgaaaattatagcaTAAatggataattatttaaatatcattttaataattttattttagaagaatttcattataaaatatatgaaaaataaaacaactagataaaaaaaaatgaaaagctaaAAGAATCAAGCTCGAACCCGCAAGCATGACTTTTTAGAAAAAGCCAAGCACTCTTTTAGTCTAGCCTACTAGAAGAATCTCAGCGCACctggttttcttttaaaatcaaatagagTCGTTCACTTGATAATTtctttcatatataaaatagatgACACGTCATATACTTTGACGAACGAACGAAACTAGTCAGAACAAAttttcaccataaaaaaaatcaaggttcgAATATTACGGACCCCTAAACCCAAAATTTCAACATATTTCTTTATTAAGAACACATTGAAAACATACTTTAAACCTTCATAAcccaaaaaatcaaactaaattaaaaccctataaattttgagaattctgatattttttttcaatataattaaagattCAAATCATTTCCATCAAAAAGACGAACCCTCCTCCATGTTTAAGGGcaagtttaaatataaaaaaagcaagtttaaatataaaaaaagcatgACTCGATAAATTTTGAGAAATTGTAtgtacatataaaataataattaattcaataaaataatataaaaaataataaaataaatattttattatttctctttGGGTCTGGACCGGTTCCAAACCGTCTCTTTCTTTTCTGTATGTGTACGAGAGGCGGGACGGACCCGTGACTTCTGCGTACCACCCAGGCAGGGACGGAGTCAGGGGGTGGCAAGCAGAGGCCCGGGCCCCTGCCcctgcaaaatattttaaatttgtttattatttaatatttttaatttaaataaataagctttttaataatatatattattatattaattttagccTCCCTGTAAAATTTACCTAGCTCCGCCCCAGCACCACCCAGGGATAGCGACTGAAGAGAAGGGGTTCTGTCTCCGACATAGGAAGGAAGGATTCTTATAAACGTTAGCAGGTCATACTTTCTGCTATCGACACAGACAGTGGCAATCGCAGCTGCATTTCTCGAGAGGTCTCTTCCCACCATCAAACCTTACCAGCCCTTGACATATGAGGAATATCGCGTGAGTGAAAAGCCATCTGAGTCGAGATCACAGCCTTCTAGCCCTGTGCTAAAGCAAAAGGGGCCTCCTTCtacatgaaaaatgaaaaagacttGTCGGAAAATATCGCATAAAATATTCatgagaattattatttttaaaaatacatgttacgttcatatataattaataataattaatttgataaaattctatgaaaattttatagataaaaaataaaaaaatagatattttattcttattaaatattcatgaaaaatatttttttaaaaaaattacatgttaagttcatatataattaatcataCTATCATCATAAAGAAATccaatattatttgaaaagtatggcatctcaaatgatttttaaaattattgtaattttcttcttttttaataaattaaaatataaaaaatacaacaattaaacaaaagaaaaaaaaaacacagagaatcAAGCCTTGGGTTTAGAAATCCACATGCATGTCCTTCAAAAAAAGTCCAAGATGAGTCTTGACTTTGAAGAGCAAGCCAGTGCACCtgcctttaaaaaacaaaagcagggGAGGACATCTTCTCTCCTGCAATAATTTTCATCCACCTATGGTGACCGAATATAGATCTAACTAGTTAGATGAACTGCGTGTTgttgcaggttttttttttttataaaaaatataaaaaaaattaaattctaaaagttttaggtttttttgcaaagttatattCGAGAGTTTTGGATTTGACTACAACGCCtaacccaagagtaatatttataatataataataacattaaatttggatgacccaagtttaagtgggtctgactgcaataccagatctaatagccttggatgtgggtctggctgtaaggtcgtatcataaaagtgtgataattaaatagattaattaaaaaaaacatagaaaaaaaaccaacatgaagaaaaaaactaatgaagaaaaaaattctgaattaactgggttaacccttcaaaccaggttaacctgtcaaatcttggattcgtgtcgtgaaagtttgataactaaatagaaaaaaaaaattgacgggttacccagaattaactgggctaacccgtcaaatccaggatccgtatcatgaaagtttgataactaaatataaaaaactttaactttaacaaactaaattaaacaaaaaaaattaattaaaaagaaaaaaaataaaataaaaggcatcaGCAGGGGGTggcaacaaataaaatatttatatttacatcattcaattataaataattaaaataatttttgccaAAAGCCATGAAAGAAAGAACATTGGATTAGAGCACTGAAAAACTATTTAGTTACTATAGTGTTGTTTTTCCCATGTGATATTTTTTCAGTCAAGCAGGGAGTGATAGGGATCTTGATTATGCATGCATCACAGGTGGCATTAGGGGGGCTGGCAGGGAAAGCGGCCAACGCAAGGAATTTTTTCTTCCACTCACCTCctttaataaattagaattttagttttaaaaatataaattttttaattctaaccACTCCTAAAACTTTTCCCTAGCTTGGTCCTCTGAAACTAAAATTCCTAGCTCCATCCCTACATAAATAATGCATTGTGTTAGTATTGTTGGGTTTTTTGAATATCATACACgcagaaaaaacaatgaaacaaaaaataatttaggatCCTCTAGGATACCTTTAGACAGATTTAGAAttgtttatgaatttattatctgaaaatctaatctttttcaactttaaataattctttaaaagcTGGGTTGTCGCAAATCACAAATCATCCAATTGTTCAGGTTCTAACTGTAATTTATATGAATCACTACTAAAAAATCTCCTAAATTCTatttaggagagagagattaaTATGCCTGTAGTCCCAACTCTCTATTATATGACTTGCGTAGTTTTTGTCTAACAGACAaccatcttaaaaataaaaggcattatttattatttatagagaaatctgaaaaacttaaaaattattatgatcctgaaaaaagaattttaataaaaaaaagaacaaaaaaaatggccTTGTAATTTTGATGtgcctatataaaaaaaaaattgagaaaactatataaaaatttataataaaaataacaaaattgatattttactctagttaaatattaaaaaatatataaaaaataattatgtatatTAGGCTCATAtagaatattattaatattatttgtaaaataaatattaatattgcaataaaaagatacaaaattatttgaaaattatagcaTAACTGGATAATtctttaaatatcattttaataatattattttagaagaatttcattataaaatatatgaaaaataaaacaattggatagagaaaaaaatgtgaaaaactaaaagaatcaAGCTTGAACCCGCGAGCCTGGCCTTTTAAAAAAGATCAGGTGCTATTGAGTCTAAAAGTGTTGAATATTAGTCTATGAAAAGTttacagataaaaaataataaaatagatattttatttttgttgaatattaatgaaaaatattttaaggaaATTTACttgttatcattaaaaaaatcatactattatcataaaaaaaaatccaatattttttgaaaagtatggcatctcaaatgatttttaaaattattgcaatttttttattttaaaatataaagaatataacaattaaaaaaacacaaaaaaaatcaactctaaGTGTCACTGGCTAGACATGCTTGGGTAAATTCCAAGATGCGTCTTGACTTTGAATAGCAAGCTgcacttgcttttttttttaaaaaaaaaagtagcggAAACCTCGAGGAATGTAACTTAACTGATCAGGTTCTGGGTTTGCTCTTTAAAAGTTACAAGTTAAAGTCCTACAAACCTCAGGATCattagaggtttacatggtcgttaactttaaagctcgtgaaattagttgaggtgcgcgcaaactaactcgaacacccatattaataataataaaaaagtagcGGGAGCACATGTTCTCCTGTAATAATTTTGATCCATTTTCCATTTCCGTAAAatctagatttgatttttttacctcaaaataaaaatcttaatttgttttgtttaaaaacatctaaaaacatcataaaaatctcCATAATTTCATAACATACTTTAATTAGTCaataaactcaaaatcaaattagactgaaataaacttgttgaatttctttttttttttaggctcaAACCATCAACATTGAAATCCTCTCTTCAAAATGAATATATTGATACTAaaatcaatggtttttttttttttttttatgtctggCCAAAAATTCcctctctcctctttcttttctgcTCTATCAATTATTGGAGACTAGAATATAagagaaataaagttttataaccaagatttaaacttttaaaactaTAAGGATTAAAGTGTAAAAAGATGTGCCTTATAAACAGTGCTAATGAATAATGAATGAATATTGTTTTGTGCATGCATGAAAAGCgtgactttagttttttttatatttattttaccttttaatttaatttggtcaATCTTTAAGCTTTGAAGTTTGATGTACCAATTATGATTGTATATTAACTAATAAGGTAAAGGTGTGGGTGATTCACTGTTCACCTACACCCAAATCATCGTGAATTACAGcagtaatttaaaataaattcttttttttttcaacttttcttgttttttgtttattttttatttttttttcaaaattacttttcttttttttccaacttttcctctcttttttgtttatttttttaaaaaaattatctttgtcgattttactttttaatattgagctgattaaaaatttcgctctgtaattctttttctttaaaatactgtggattactATGGTGTTTTCCtacatggtttttctattttatttttttatttttcaaaattatttttattgattttatttttttaatattgagctaattgagaatttagttttgtaattagaattttaaaacattgttgattgctacagtgtttctccgcatggtttctttttgtttttgttttttgatgattttctccgaaattatctttttcgattttattttttaatattgagctgattaaaaattacagttacaatatgtgagaaaaacactgtaactttcctcgcaaattactgtgaaTTGCTTTGGTGtttttcccacatgatttttttccagttttttttgtgttttctttttctgtaatatttttttcaaaaatatctttgtcgattttatttttttaatattaaactggttagaatttaacttcgtaataaagtttaatcatgtggggaaagcattgtaacTTTACTcacaaaatactgtggattgctagaGTCTCTCAAcacggtttttttttcttatgattttttcaaaattatcttttttaattttatttttttaatattgagctggttgagaattacaattacaaatcattacaaataaggctaaatcatgcgAGGAAGCACTGTacgtagctttcatcacaaaacactgtgaattgctacagtgtttcctccatggttttttttcctgtttttttataatttttttttaaattatctctgtcgattttatttttttaatattggatttattgaaaatttaactttgtaatttttttttttaaaacactatgaattgttacagtgttttctcatatgatttttttcaaaattatctttgtcgatttttttttgtaatattgagttggttaagaaattataattacaataaagttaaatcatatGGGGAGAGCGTTGtagcttttctcacaaaacactgtgaattgctacagtatttgtCTAAAGATGGAACCTTCATAGAGATTCTGCTCTGAAAACTTGAGAATTATGCTGCTTGTCCTCTGTCTTACACTTTCTGATGTTGTAACAAATCTGAGATATCAGCTCATTGAGCTCTACAGAAAATTGTAAGCAAATCCAATATACACTATGTTTCTTATCTCTTCTTCTCTCAGAGAACCTGGTGGATTTTATGTAATAATGTTGTACATCATAATCATGGGATACCTTCCCAACTGCACACCACAAGTTGATCAGATAATTCTCACGAATCTGGATTGAAGTTTACAGATTCCCTCCAGATGAGTTCCTTGATGTTTTCTTCAGTAAAAGATGGTTGCTCAAAATCAAAGCTGAAAGGCTTTGGGCAAACAGGCTCCTCATTGATGCCATGAAGAGGTTCCAAGTATGGATGGCACAGTGCCTCATCGACTGCAAACAGCAAAAAGGTCAAATGTAATCATCGGTCAAATAAAAGCttctttgatgagaaaataTACTCAATTTTGAACATTCTGATATAATTTCAGAATGTTGAGACATGCCATATTTTACTCTACTAGTTTGCTAATATATGTAATTTCGCTTCATTAAGTAATAGCAATTATctcaaatattattcaatgaatgCACTTAATTCCAGATCAAATGTGTAGCCAAGATTGCAGGAAATGTCtcataaagataaaaacaacataTGAAGCTATTTCCGTAATTAATTCTTGTTTTGTCGCATGATCAATGTCATGTCTATCCCTGAATGTTCAACTTTACCTTACGTttatagtcattgattttaaaaaataatgtcacaAACTAGTCCTTGACATCACTATCATGCCTCATTTTTACCTGTAATACGCCTATTTGGATCAAAGACCAGCATTTTCTCCAACAATTCGACAGCACCAGCAGACATGTTAGGAAATCTAGCAGCAAATTTTTGCCTCGGGTATTGCGGAAGCTGCCTAACATATCTTCGAGCATTCTCGCTTCGTAGGAAACCAAGACTGAAGTCGTCAGGTGAACCTATGAGCTTTTCAAAGATAAATGCACAAGGTATCATGCTCGTAGTTTGATAACAAAAAACTGAGCAGTTTCATACTATCAACAAGCCTGCTATATACTTCAACCTCTATGCATGCTAACAAAAGCTATAAAGTTGCACCCCACACAACAGACAAAAGAACAAACCAAAACATAACTGACAAAACAGAACAGAAGTTACACTGATTGAAGCACAAGATACTACATTATCACCATAATTGACCATGAAAAGGAGAAGGGAGGATCATTCTGATTCCCAATCACTTCTCTTTGTCTCACTATTGTCAGTAAGATATCATCACTGCCAGAAAATTTTCAGAATTCTCcctaattttgcaaaaaaaaaaaaaaaaaacctaaatggccccctcaataaaaaatttacaaacttGCCCCGAAATGTCACATCCTAGATTCATCCCTGGTCGTTACATTCAGTTACCAGATTAAGAATCACCATTAATGCAATTCCTGCCATTTGAATAAAAAGGCGGGAGGGAAGCGAGAGATGAGTCTCTGACTcatcaattttggaaaaaaagccAAAGGGCAATCATAATTGTCAATGCACATGACTTTAAAAAGCTACAATCACGCATGAGTTAATGAAAAGAGTTAGGgcttttgaaatgaaattatttagGGCCTCCCGTCCACAAATGATGAGCCAGATACTCAAAAAACACCACAAGATTACCCCAGGGCACAATTGCTGGACAATTTCAAAATCACATACCTCTGTAATAAGCCTCAGCTGGTGAACATAGtcttttccaggaaataaaggTTGCCCAGTCATGATTTCACCAAGTATGCAACCCACTGACCATATATCAATTGCTGCAGTATACTCAGAGCAGTTAAGGAGTAATTCTGGTGCCCGGTACCATCGAGTGACCACATACTCGGTCATGAAATCCGTTTCAGATGTTGTCCTTGCAAGTCCAAAGTCTCCAATCTTAAGGTCACAATTAGCATTCAAGAACAAATTACTGGGTTTTAGATCACGATGCAAGACATTTGCCGAATGTACATATTTAAGCCCTCTTAACAATTGATAAAGAAAGTACTGCAAAGAAACAATTTAGATATCAGTGAAAATCAAGCACATAACAAAGTATTTGTTAATTTAACAATGCTTGCTCATAAACAATGATAATTTCCAATTACAGCATATGTTATAGAAAGCATTTTATTCAGTAGCAGTCTCTGGGCAGCAGCATGTAGCCATTTCTTGCCTCTCTTTGgtaacttttgttttcttccctgGGAACAAAAGGAGAGAGGAGATGGAAAGGGGTGATAGATGTGATGGGTTGGCCTGTAGGAATTAGGGAAACAAGAGAGATAGAAGAACAGTGAAGCCAAATGATAGTTGTGATTTATTAGAGACATTATCCCGCTAAATTCCAAAAAACTAAGATAGCCAACTAATAAACCTATTAGCTCAACAAAggcaaacaaaaaatgaaagtcATCATGTTATGATTGTGATTTAGTTGAAAATATGGCATTTATTCATAgctaattttaatgtgtttttcatttaaaaatatataaaaataatattttttttaacgtcaataaattaaaataatctaaaaaacacaaaaaaaaataataatttgaagctaaaaatataaaaattaaaaattaaaatcacaatCTAGCCGCACAAACAAACACCCGCCTAAATGAGGAAGTATAGCTTGTGCTGCTTATCATAACTAGTTGAACCATTTTGTCAAAATTTAACCTGTAAAGCTTGAAATATGCAGCAAGCTAAAAAGTCCAgctaaaagttaaaaatatcctagagaaagataaaaataaataaaaatcaaataagtaaCCATAAGAacaataatatctaaaataactCCGCTAGCTATGAGTATAAATTACTTATAGTAAAcatgaaaaccaagaaaacttaATGGAGCTAACCCGACAATGATCATCTGTCAATAGTTGGTTGGAGCGTATTATTTGATGTAGATCCGTGTCCATTAATTCATAAACAATGTATACATCATTGAAGTTCTCCGTCTGGGGAGGCCGGATGATGTCTTTGATAGCAATAACCTGAGGAGCAGTAAATGATTAGCACGACCatagatacaaaaaaaaacaccatagaaACAATAAATTAGACAGGTTCTGCGGTACAACGTCAGCAAGCACCCATGCTGTGTATGCTTCTATGCACGTAATTACAGAGTGTTGACAAACTAGTCTCAAATGAGGATAAAAAGAAGTCGAACAAATAAGTTAAGGAACTTAGCAATCATGATAATCTAGTCAATCCTGAGCTACCAGAGCACATGTCTAAAGGACAACGTCGAATACAAAAGAAAGTTGTGAATCAAATGAATCCAAGGTAACTCTAGTCGACCCAGCAACTGGCCTCTGAATCACCAAGATCATCATGCTttgtgaaagcaaaacttaaaagtttaatttatcaaGGAATCACCCACTCgataataagaataaattaaacacggaacaatttaacaaaaatccCACTCCCTATAAGAGAATCTCAATTGCAACAGAACTCAGGTTCTTAGTAGCATTGTCACAGGGTaggatttttcttgttaaaattttCCAGTCCCCATGTGGCAGCTCAGCCTCCTGTCAGACTCTATTAATTTACTCGTGTTTACTTAGCAACTAAATATTTCCCCTCACCAAGAGATTTCTTTACACTCTTCCCTGTCACAAGACAAGCGGAATACACAAGTAGAAAGGATGCAATGCAATATGAGTTCTGTGAGCAGACAAAACCCATTGTGCATATCACATACATTAACGGACTTACTTGTGTATATCTTTTTGAGTTAATGAGGATTGTTAGCATTATAACAGAGTTTAGCTACGAAATCATGAGCAACAACTTCAGCTGAGCTACAAAATCATGAGATATTAACTTCAGTTGAGCTAAGAATCGTGAGAATaacaaaggaaaacaaacttacattttCATGATCCATGTGGCGAAGAAGCTTAATCTCTCGTAAAGTCCTCTTGGCATCTATTCTGTTGTCAAATGCATTACCAATCTTCTTGATGGCAACCTCTTCACGTGTCTCAGAATTCACAGCAGCACTGAAGgaaacaacaaaatcacatcTTCCTTCACGTTGTAGAtttcacacaaaaaattaagtcaaacaTAACGAGACCATAACATTCGCGATTCACCAGTAACAGCATTTTTCCTAACTAATAAAACAGATTCCGTGCATTTTCCTTTCTGTAAAGTATTCCAAACACGCTCGAAACTccatttacttctttttttagcaCTAGCTTCACGGTTTACCAAGCAGCCTAGAGCACTTAGTTTTAAGAGGATTTATGAGATTACGGTGTCCTGgttattgttttgtttaaaaatatattaaaataatatttttttattttttaaaattatttttaacagtcataaaacaataaaaaaaataatttttaaaaaataaaatttaagtaaaACGGCCTCTTAATGTTGTATTCTTGAGACTTCCACCATCATTTCTCCGATTCCAAAAGGATAgctaaaaattctaataaaaaatcataactcgAAAGGATATTTTAAGAAGAACACAGTTTTTAACCTCAAAGAATCGAAATCGGAAACTATAAGAAAATCTACAGTTGAAACTTAAACACGATCATACAagggaaaaagagagagtaaagaATCAGACTTACCAAACAATACCATTAGCGCCACGGCCAATAGGTCGAATAGGAGGGACGTACTTTCTAGAAACTTCAAAGAGGTTACCGTACACATTATACTGTACATAGCGTCCATCATGAGCAGGCATGCCTTTGATGTTAGGATCACCACCTGAGCTTGACTCTAAGCTTGTCATTTTTTCCAGTAGCAACCTGAAAGGATCCAATTAAGCTAGAGCGAAAAGGAGATAGAAAGGAGAGGGCTAATTAAGCAGTCCAGTGGTGGTTGttgaagaggaggaagagggGCTAAAAAAGAGGGCGGACGTGTTAGTAGGCGTAGAGCTTTCTCGTTTTCACATTTCTTCTGGTTGGCGTGTGGGTTGTTTTACTACTATTAGAGTCTACACTTTACAGGGACGAGTGAGAAAGATGGGGGAGAGAAGATAA harbors:
- the LOC7494105 gene encoding mitogen-activated protein kinase homolog MMK2 isoform X1, with the translated sequence MTSLESSSGGDPNIKGMPAHDGRYVQYNVYGNLFEVSRKYVPPIRPIGRGANGIVCAAVNSETREEVAIKKIGNAFDNRIDAKRTLREIKLLRHMDHENVIAIKDIIRPPQTENFNDVYIVYELMDTDLHQIIRSNQLLTDDHCRYFLYQLLRGLKYVHSANVLHRDLKPSNLFLNANCDLKIGDFGLARTTSETDFMTEYVVTRWYRAPELLLNCSEYTAAIDIWSVGCILGEIMTGQPLFPGKDYVHQLRLITELIGSPDDFSLGFLRSENARRYVRQLPQYPRQKFAARFPNMSAGAVELLEKMLVFDPNRRITVDEALCHPYLEPLHGINEEPVCPKPFSFDFEQPSFTEENIKELIWRESVNFNPDS
- the LOC7494105 gene encoding mitogen-activated protein kinase homolog MMK2 isoform X2, with product MTSLESSSGGDPNIKGMPAHDGRYVQYNVYGNLFEVSRKYVPPIRPIGRGANGIVCAAVNSETREEVAIKKIGNAFDNRIDAKRTLREIKLLRHMDHENVIAIKDIIRPPQTENFNDVYIVYELMDTDLHQIIRSNQLLTDDHCRYFLYQLLRGLKYVHSANVLHRDLKPSNLFLNANCDLKIGDFGLARTTSETDFMTEYVVTRWYRAPELLLNCSEYTAAIDIWSVGCILGEIMTGQPLFPGKDYVHQLRLITEVHLTTSVLVSYEARMLEDMLGSFRNTRGKNLLLDFLTCLLVLSNCWRKCWSLIQIGVLQSMRHCAIHTWNLFMASMRSLFAQSLSALILSNHLLLKKTSRNSSGGNL
- the LOC7494105 gene encoding mitogen-activated protein kinase homolog MMK2 isoform X3; the encoded protein is MSLINHNYHLASLFFYLSCFPNSYRPTHHIYHPFPSPLSFCSQGRKQKLPKRGKKWLHAAAQRLLLNKMLSITYAYFLYQLLRGLKYVHSANVLHRDLKPSNLFLNANCDLKIGDFGLARTTSETDFMTEYVVTRWYRAPELLLNCSEYTAAIDIWSVGCILGEIMTGQPLFPGKDYVHQLRLITELIGSPDDFSLGFLRSENARRYVRQLPQYPRQKFAARFPNMSAGAVELLEKMLVFDPNRRITVDEALCHPYLEPLHGINEEPVCPKPFSFDFEQPSFTEENIKELIWRESVNFNPDS